The nucleotide sequence GCATCGTCTGGGGCGTGATCGGCAGCGTCATTCTCATCGCCATTCTCAAGGCGCTCAAGATCCTGCGCTGAGCTTTTGAGTTTCTGCCCGCCGGGTGCCCTTCGTGGCCGCCCGGCGGTTTTTTCGTGTGTTTAGAGATGTGTGCCCGCTTCGCTCCGTCCCGTATTACGTTTCCGGAGCGGTCTTTTTCTGTTCGGCGTCCGGCAGGAAGCTGGCGACCAGCAGCAGCAGGGTGCCGCCGACCACGTACATGTCGGCGATATTGAAAATGGGAAAGCGGCTGCCGTTGATGGCTTCGGTCACTGCGCTCAGCAGCGGCGAGTGAATCATGTCGGTCACTTTGCCCTGGCGCAGACCGTCGATGGCGTTGCCGACGGCGCCCGCCGCGATGAGCGAAAGAACCACCGTCAGAAACCGGTTTTGCGGCTTCCAGAGTAGGTAGCCCAGAATCGCCAGCCCGACCAGAAGGCGCCCGAGGGCGAGCAGGCCCGCGCTGCCGCTGAACATGCTCCAGGCCGCTCCGGTGTTGTAGGTCAGTTCCCAGTCCAGCAACCCCGGAATCACCGGAATCGGGTCGGCCCCCAGCAGCAGATGCCCTACGGCCCAGGCCTTGAGCCACTGGTCGAGCGCGATCAGCACCAGGGCAAGAACAGGCGGAAACCACAGGGGAAAACGGCGCGGGGCGGTGGGCACGACCGGCAGTATACGGGTCACGTTCTGGGCGCCCGGCACACGTCACAATGCCCGGCATGGCAAACGTCGAATCGTTCGATCTGGACCACACCAGGGTCAAAGCCCCTTATGTCCGCCTCGCCGGGGTCAAGACCACGCCCAGGGGCGACCAGATTTCCAAGTACGACCTGCGCTTTTTGCAACCCAACCAGGCCACCATCGACCCCGCCGCGATTCACACGCTGGAGCACCTGCTGGCCGGGTACATGCGTGACCACCTGGAAGACGTGGTGGACGTGTCCCCGATGGGCTGCCGCACCGGGATGTACATGGCGGTCATCGGCGAACCCGACGAACAGGGCGTGATGCGGGCGTTTGAAAAAGCCCTC is from Deinococcus wulumuqiensis R12 and encodes:
- the lspA gene encoding signal peptidase II, which produces MPGAQNVTRILPVVPTAPRRFPLWFPPVLALVLIALDQWLKAWAVGHLLLGADPIPVIPGLLDWELTYNTGAAWSMFSGSAGLLALGRLLVGLAILGYLLWKPQNRFLTVVLSLIAAGAVGNAIDGLRQGKVTDMIHSPLLSAVTEAINGSRFPIFNIADMYVVGGTLLLLVASFLPDAEQKKTAPET
- a CDS encoding S-ribosylhomocysteine lyase, which translates into the protein MANVESFDLDHTRVKAPYVRLAGVKTTPRGDQISKYDLRFLQPNQATIDPAAIHTLEHLLAGYMRDHLEDVVDVSPMGCRTGMYMAVIGEPDEQGVMRAFEKALQDTADHDRPIPGVSELECGNYRDHDLDAARQHARDVLEKGLKVQETILLER